GCGTAAAATTTTCTCCATCGCTTTTCCTTTTGCCAACTCGTCAATCAGCTTATCTAAATAACGAATTTCCTGCATCAATGGCTCTTCAATGTTTTCTACTCTGATACCGCAGATTACTCCTTTAATCAAAGTCCTTGAAGGATTCAATTTGGGAGCCTCTGAAAAAAACGTCTCAAAGTCTGTCTGATTTTCAATTTTTGTCTCTAAATCTTCTTGACTATACCCAGTAAGCCAACGGATGATTTCATCAACCTCAGATTTAGTCCGTCCTTTTTTCTCTGCCTTCGTTATATAATGAGGGTATACGCTTGCGAAACTCATCGAATATATCTTGGGCTTGGTCATAACAAATCCTCCTTCGAACATTTTTATTAATTATTAGTTTACGCTCTATTCCCTTTTGCTTATATTTTATTACTTGCTCTTCGTGCAGTCAATCTAACCTATGATTGCTATTGATTTATACAAGCATTTGCATTTTATTTAAATCGTCATTTACTATTTATAAATACAACATCTCTGAGAAAAGCAGCACACCCAACTGCTATTTTGTCATAATAATTGGTAAATCTCGGGTCATCCACGTACATCTGGGCCACACCCATATGAGCTTCTTTATTGTAACTACCCCAATAAAAACACAGCCATTTTTTATGAAGTTCGTAAGTTTTTTTTGCCAGCTCACTAGATGCATCTCCTTGTTCAAAAGCTGCTTTTAATGTTTTGTTCAACTCATCTGTCAGATTTTCTAATTCCCCATGTTGCTCTTTGCTCATACCCATCAGCTTATCATTAGTGCGGTCAACTTTCTCGTTGCCAAATTTTGCTCGTATCTCCTTGCCGTACTGTTTCTCATTATCATCAATTTGCTTTTTAATAAAGCCTTTAAATTTTTCCTGATCGCTCATAATAATTTCCCCCTCTAGTTCTTTAATGGTCTTTTCTACATTGTCAATTAATAAGCTTAACTGTCTTTGTTTTGCACGTAGTGCTGATAAATGATTCTCTAATGCCACCTGTCCGTCAAATTCTTTGGATGAAAGAACCTTTTTGATTTCCTCCAGTGGCACGCCCAATTCACGATATAAAAGAATTTGCTTTAGTAGGTCAATTTCCTTTTGTCCGTAAACCCGGTATCCGTTTGAGCTGATACGAGCTGGGCAAAGCAGACCTAATTCATCATAATATCGCAGAGTCCGTGTACTGACGCCTGCCAGTTTTGCCAGCCTGTTAATGGTATACTCCATATCACACCTCCCTGCTAACAACTATAAACCATTACGCAACGTGAATGTCAATTAATTTGGGGGAAATATTATACTTCTCAATTCAAATTTCACATCTTGGATCAACCAAGTAAATTTTTCTAATCAAAATGTTATAAAGCTTAATTGTTTCTCAACTAATATTTCGCAAAAATGGGGAGAGAAACAACACAGACACGATAAGAGCTATAGGTACATATGCCGGA
The sequence above is a segment of the Alkalibacter saccharofermentans DSM 14828 genome. Coding sequences within it:
- a CDS encoding DUF2200 domain-containing protein, giving the protein MTKPKIYSMSFASVYPHYITKAEKKGRTKSEVDEIIRWLTGYSQEDLETKIENQTDFETFFSEAPKLNPSRTLIKGVICGIRVENIEEPLMQEIRYLDKLIDELAKGKAMEKILRK
- a CDS encoding MerR family transcriptional regulator; the protein is MEYTINRLAKLAGVSTRTLRYYDELGLLCPARISSNGYRVYGQKEIDLLKQILLYRELGVPLEEIKKVLSSKEFDGQVALENHLSALRAKQRQLSLLIDNVEKTIKELEGEIIMSDQEKFKGFIKKQIDDNEKQYGKEIRAKFGNEKVDRTNDKLMGMSKEQHGELENLTDELNKTLKAAFEQGDASSELAKKTYELHKKWLCFYWGSYNKEAHMGVAQMYVDDPRFTNYYDKIAVGCAAFLRDVVFINSK